A single region of the Microthrixaceae bacterium genome encodes:
- a CDS encoding TetR/AcrR family transcriptional regulator encodes MSEPTTMPEPSSPAEPSPPADERARSDKWLARRESIVDTSAKVFAKQGYHATGIVELCDANGLGKGAFYHYIGSKEELLAAIHDRVMDEVLAGADRVIDGDGSPATKLALLGDELLDVIHRYPDHVWVFLHEFPALTEERAATFRARRRRYEAAVESVLQAGIDAGEFRDLDPRLTTLAWLGMHNYTYLWLRGEKGVVAHDIAEPFADIFLRGILA; translated from the coding sequence ATGTCCGAGCCAACCACGATGCCAGAGCCATCCTCGCCCGCCGAGCCATCCCCGCCCGCCGACGAACGCGCCCGGAGCGACAAGTGGCTCGCTCGCCGCGAATCGATCGTCGACACCTCGGCCAAGGTGTTCGCCAAGCAGGGCTATCACGCCACCGGCATCGTCGAATTGTGCGACGCAAACGGGCTCGGCAAGGGCGCGTTCTACCACTACATCGGCTCGAAGGAGGAGCTGCTCGCAGCGATCCACGACCGGGTGATGGACGAGGTGCTCGCGGGTGCCGATCGGGTGATCGACGGCGACGGATCCCCGGCCACGAAGCTGGCCTTGCTCGGCGACGAACTGCTCGATGTCATTCACCGCTACCCCGATCACGTGTGGGTGTTCCTGCACGAATTCCCGGCGCTCACCGAGGAGCGGGCGGCGACGTTTCGGGCACGGAGGCGACGCTACGAGGCGGCCGTCGAGTCGGTGCTGCAGGCCGGCATCGACGCCGGGGAGTTCCGCGACCTCGATCCCCGACTCACCACACTCGCCTGGCTGGGCATGCACAACTACACCTACCTGTGGTTGCGCGGCGAAAAGGGCGTCGTCGCCCACGACATCGCCGAACCCTTCGCCGACATCTTCCTGCGGGGCATCCTGGCCTGA
- a CDS encoding SDR family oxidoreductase, giving the protein MSGAARVAVVTGAASGIGLGIAQRFAADGHKVAVLDRNAEAAAKAASELVASGATAISVAVDVADHDSVVAAFGQVRNELGNTEILVTSAGIEGFDSLLDVSPQRWEQIIAVNLTGTFWCVQEAVPQMIDAGFGRIVTISSSSALSGARRMTHYVASKGGVIGLTKALAAELAPQRITANSIAPCLIDTPMVDQAVESGDFPGVEAVAPHIPLGRAGTPDDTAAAAAYLASDGAEYITGQTLTVAGGLYL; this is encoded by the coding sequence GTGAGCGGGGCCGCTCGGGTCGCGGTCGTCACCGGCGCAGCGTCGGGCATCGGGTTGGGCATCGCCCAGCGTTTCGCCGCGGACGGCCACAAGGTCGCGGTGCTCGACCGAAACGCCGAGGCCGCGGCGAAGGCCGCCTCGGAGTTGGTCGCTTCCGGTGCGACGGCCATCTCAGTGGCGGTGGATGTCGCCGACCACGACTCGGTGGTGGCTGCGTTCGGGCAGGTTCGCAACGAACTCGGCAACACCGAGATTCTCGTCACGAGCGCGGGAATCGAGGGCTTTGATTCGCTGCTCGATGTCTCCCCGCAGCGTTGGGAACAGATCATCGCGGTGAACCTGACCGGCACCTTCTGGTGCGTCCAGGAGGCGGTTCCACAGATGATCGACGCCGGCTTCGGCCGCATCGTCACCATCTCGTCGTCGAGCGCACTGTCGGGGGCGCGGCGCATGACCCACTATGTCGCTTCCAAGGGTGGCGTCATCGGGCTCACCAAAGCGCTCGCAGCCGAACTCGCACCGCAGCGCATCACCGCCAATTCGATCGCTCCGTGTCTCATCGACACGCCGATGGTCGACCAGGCGGTCGAGTCCGGCGACTTCCCGGGGGTAGAGGCCGTTGCCCCGCACATCCCGTTGGGGCGCGCCGGCACGCCCGACGACACCGCCGCAGCGGCGGCCTACCTCGCGTCCGACGGCGCCGAGTACATCACCGGGCAGACCCTCACGGTCGCCGGCGGCCTGTACCTCTGA
- a CDS encoding SDR family NAD(P)-dependent oxidoreductase: MNELSFDDRVVVVTGAGRGIGRAYAELLAARGASVVVNDLGTSMGGRGTDVAPANEVVAQIHDCGGVAVADGNDVSRVEGAEALVATALEHFGRLDALINNAGIMKWATMPEIDLDTLQRHLDVHLIGSFNTARAAWPHFVKQGRGRIVMTTSAGMLGHPANLAYAAAKGGVVGLMRALAASGRGHDIAVNAVAPAAETRMAGQATDSPPDSPMAPELVAPLVAYLCHDACSVSGEIYAAGAGRFSRMVIATTEGYLGGHDTTIDDIAQNWAAIDDTSTLSISADLLEWSAEFTRHLHAAD, translated from the coding sequence GTGAACGAACTTTCCTTCGACGACCGGGTGGTCGTGGTGACCGGCGCAGGACGCGGCATCGGACGGGCCTACGCCGAATTGCTCGCGGCGCGCGGTGCAAGCGTCGTGGTGAACGACCTCGGCACCTCGATGGGCGGCCGCGGCACCGACGTTGCGCCGGCGAACGAGGTCGTCGCACAGATCCATGACTGCGGCGGGGTGGCGGTGGCGGACGGCAACGACGTGTCGAGGGTCGAGGGCGCCGAGGCGCTCGTGGCGACCGCGCTCGAACACTTCGGTCGCCTCGACGCACTCATCAACAACGCCGGGATCATGAAGTGGGCGACCATGCCCGAGATCGACCTCGACACGCTGCAGCGCCACCTGGATGTCCACCTGATCGGCTCGTTCAACACGGCCCGCGCCGCGTGGCCACATTTCGTCAAACAGGGTCGGGGCCGCATCGTCATGACCACCTCGGCCGGCATGTTGGGACACCCAGCGAACCTGGCATACGCCGCGGCAAAAGGCGGCGTCGTTGGGCTGATGAGAGCGCTCGCGGCGTCGGGCCGGGGCCACGACATCGCTGTGAACGCGGTCGCCCCCGCGGCTGAAACCCGCATGGCGGGCCAGGCCACCGACAGCCCGCCCGACTCGCCGATGGCCCCGGAGCTGGTGGCGCCGCTCGTCGCCTACCTCTGCCACGACGCTTGCTCGGTGAGCGGCGAGATCTACGCCGCCGGAGCGGGCCGGTTCTCGCGCATGGTCATCGCCACGACCGAGGGGTACCTCGGAGGTCATGACACCACGATCGACGACATCGCGCAGAACTGGGCGGCCATCGACGACACGTCCACGCTGAGCATCTCGGCCGACCTGTTGGAATGGTCGGCCGAGTTCACCAGACACCTCCACGCTGCGGATTGA
- a CDS encoding long-chain fatty acid--CoA ligase — protein MTSTPMTSPDMSWVAVLELHARRRPDAPIVEFEGRAISYAEMADRSAAVAASLRGLGVDDGQVVALLAYNSADFLTTIFAANTLGAVAMPINWRLAPDEVRYILDHSQAVALVCDADTLALGAAAADLCEHDQLVRVAIGANPAATAAAAAAGWHRFDDLAATDERCERLPAAGSDLHRLMYTSGTTGRPKGVMITHENLAWKNAAHVAELGFTSADVGLACGPLYHVGALDLVTTSMMSVGARTIVHRSFDPAAVVDEIERSKVTVIWAAPAMVRAVLDVEGIETRDLSSVKVIIAGGEKMPIPTIERIGRIFPSAWFADAYGLTETVSGDTFLDPDHTIAKLGSVGRPCQYLELDIWDEHGASLPADQPGEVVLRGPKVFTGYWRDPDATAKAFAGGWFHTGDIGVRDTDGFVYIVDRLKDMIVSGGENIASSEVERAIYEHPAVVEAAVVARPDDRWGEVPVAFVVTSDEATTPDELIDHCRARLAKFKVPTAVTLIEALPRNPSGKVLKRELRER, from the coding sequence ATGACCTCGACTCCCATGACATCTCCCGACATGAGTTGGGTCGCGGTGCTGGAACTTCACGCCCGACGCCGTCCGGACGCGCCGATCGTCGAGTTCGAGGGTCGGGCGATCAGCTACGCCGAAATGGCCGACCGTTCGGCCGCGGTCGCTGCGTCGCTGCGGGGTCTCGGGGTCGACGACGGCCAGGTCGTCGCCCTGTTGGCCTACAACAGCGCGGACTTCCTCACGACGATTTTCGCGGCCAACACCCTCGGTGCCGTCGCCATGCCGATCAACTGGCGACTCGCCCCCGACGAGGTGCGCTACATCCTCGATCACTCCCAGGCCGTCGCGCTCGTGTGCGACGCCGACACCCTGGCGTTGGGAGCGGCGGCGGCCGACCTGTGCGAACACGACCAACTCGTGCGGGTGGCGATCGGCGCCAACCCAGCCGCGACCGCGGCAGCAGCTGCCGCCGGGTGGCATCGCTTCGACGACCTCGCGGCCACCGATGAACGCTGCGAGCGACTCCCTGCGGCCGGCAGCGACCTGCACCGGCTCATGTACACCTCCGGCACGACGGGTCGCCCCAAGGGCGTGATGATCACCCATGAGAACCTGGCGTGGAAGAACGCCGCGCACGTCGCGGAGCTCGGGTTCACCAGCGCGGACGTCGGGCTCGCGTGTGGGCCGCTGTATCACGTCGGTGCGCTCGATCTCGTGACGACCTCGATGATGTCGGTCGGGGCGCGCACCATCGTGCACCGCAGCTTCGACCCCGCGGCCGTGGTGGACGAGATCGAACGATCGAAGGTAACCGTCATCTGGGCGGCACCCGCGATGGTGCGCGCCGTGCTGGACGTCGAGGGCATCGAAACACGGGACCTGTCGTCGGTGAAGGTGATCATCGCTGGCGGCGAGAAGATGCCGATCCCGACGATCGAGCGCATCGGTCGCATCTTTCCCTCCGCCTGGTTCGCCGATGCGTACGGCCTCACCGAGACGGTGTCCGGAGACACCTTTCTCGATCCCGACCACACGATCGCCAAGCTCGGCAGCGTCGGTCGGCCGTGTCAGTACCTCGAGCTCGACATCTGGGATGAACACGGCGCGTCGCTGCCCGCCGATCAGCCCGGCGAGGTGGTGTTGCGCGGCCCGAAGGTGTTCACCGGCTATTGGCGTGACCCCGACGCGACGGCGAAGGCGTTTGCGGGAGGGTGGTTCCACACCGGCGACATCGGGGTTCGCGACACCGACGGGTTCGTCTACATCGTCGATCGTCTCAAGGACATGATCGTGTCGGGCGGCGAGAACATCGCCAGTTCCGAGGTCGAGCGGGCGATCTATGAACACCCCGCGGTCGTCGAGGCGGCCGTGGTCGCACGACCCGATGACCGCTGGGGCGAGGTTCCGGTCGCGTTCGTGGTGACCTCCGACGAGGCGACCACGCCCGACGAACTCATCGACCATTGCCGGGCACGGCTCGCTAAGTTCAAGGTGCCGACGGCGGTGACCCTCATCGAGGCACTCCCCCGCAATCCGTCGGGCAAGGTGCTCAAGCGTGAGCTGCGTGAGCGGTGA
- a CDS encoding nucleotidyltransferase domain-containing protein, with amino-acid sequence MDFVRPIEAIVPGAQGRVLEVLARTTDELNLRTIARLAGISPAQTSRVLPRLAYLGIVRRREVPPASLFSLALDHVAAGPLLALAASRQSVLDEIGRAASELVDLPISAIVFGSLARGEADAESDIDLAVVRPTHIDEDDDSWVDGLESLRQRVRDVSGNQVEILEVGVDDVAHKLTSDNPVWADICREGRVVYGRSIDELREIKVG; translated from the coding sequence ATGGACTTCGTGCGACCGATCGAGGCGATCGTGCCTGGGGCTCAGGGACGGGTGCTCGAGGTACTCGCGCGAACGACCGATGAACTGAACCTTCGCACGATTGCCCGCTTGGCCGGCATCAGCCCCGCACAAACCTCGCGGGTGCTTCCACGACTCGCCTACCTCGGCATCGTTCGCCGGCGGGAGGTGCCACCAGCATCGTTGTTCAGCCTTGCTCTCGACCACGTGGCCGCTGGCCCCTTGCTTGCCCTCGCGGCTTCGCGGCAGTCGGTCCTCGACGAGATCGGACGCGCAGCAAGTGAACTTGTGGACCTACCGATCAGCGCCATCGTGTTTGGCTCGCTTGCGCGAGGTGAGGCCGACGCCGAAAGCGATATCGACCTCGCCGTCGTACGTCCCACCCACATTGACGAGGACGACGATTCCTGGGTCGACGGGCTCGAATCCTTGCGGCAGCGGGTGCGCGACGTCAGCGGAAATCAGGTCGAGATCCTCGAAGTCGGCGTTGATGACGTGGCGCACAAGCTGACCTCGGACAATCCGGTCTGGGCGGACATCTGTCGCGAGGGGCGAGTCGTCTACGGCCGTTCCATCGACGAACTTCGGGAGATCAAGGTTGGGTAA
- a CDS encoding amidohydrolase: MTERDFVVSADGHLLEPITLFKERLPKELRHLAVWEEEFEIEPLVEGGARVFRKLHTPGFEGWTVSRYRQTTGRTPEGDPEHILSDMDADGVDAQVLHPNLSQFGLFTDHHEMSIAHARVYNDYVIERFSPYFHRLAPTAPIPLTDIGDAVTEIERVAAGGFKAVLLPATAPRPYYLRDYDPVWAAIQDTGMSVFVHTQTGGIRVNDPEALTLKIMMENAQQVNQPMTEKMAAKRMVTQAVMQPVVPQTLICQLIGGGVPERFPDLHFSLIEFNAHWLASLVGSMGKCWVTGIGQDPDWWIGVWDDTRPNDDQPGMAQLFKLNEKWLYPLMPSEYVQRQFHVSFQDDPVAVACRHVTGLSTIMWGNDYPHAEGTFRGSQELLSSLMAGVPDEERKAMVGGTLADLLGFERTAA, translated from the coding sequence ATGACCGAACGTGATTTCGTCGTCTCAGCCGACGGGCATCTGCTCGAGCCCATCACCCTGTTCAAGGAGCGCCTGCCCAAGGAACTGCGTCATCTCGCGGTGTGGGAGGAGGAGTTCGAGATCGAGCCCCTCGTCGAGGGCGGCGCCCGAGTGTTTCGCAAGCTCCACACCCCCGGGTTCGAGGGGTGGACCGTCTCTCGCTATCGCCAAACCACCGGGCGCACCCCCGAAGGCGACCCCGAACACATCCTGTCCGACATGGATGCCGACGGCGTCGACGCCCAGGTCCTGCACCCCAACCTGTCGCAGTTCGGCCTGTTCACCGACCATCACGAGATGTCGATCGCTCACGCCCGCGTCTACAACGACTACGTCATCGAGCGTTTCAGCCCGTACTTCCATCGCCTCGCCCCCACCGCACCGATCCCGCTGACCGACATCGGCGACGCCGTCACCGAAATCGAACGTGTTGCGGCCGGCGGATTCAAGGCCGTGCTGCTTCCGGCCACCGCACCTCGTCCGTACTACCTGCGCGACTACGACCCGGTGTGGGCGGCGATCCAGGACACCGGGATGAGCGTGTTCGTGCACACCCAGACCGGCGGCATCCGGGTCAACGATCCCGAGGCGCTCACCCTCAAGATCATGATGGAGAACGCCCAGCAGGTGAACCAGCCGATGACCGAGAAGATGGCGGCCAAGCGCATGGTGACCCAGGCGGTCATGCAACCCGTGGTGCCCCAGACCCTCATCTGTCAGCTCATCGGCGGCGGCGTGCCCGAGCGCTTCCCGGACCTGCATTTCTCACTCATCGAGTTCAACGCGCACTGGCTGGCATCGCTCGTCGGGTCGATGGGCAAATGCTGGGTGACCGGCATCGGTCAGGACCCCGACTGGTGGATCGGCGTGTGGGACGACACCCGCCCCAACGACGACCAACCCGGCATGGCGCAGCTGTTCAAGCTCAACGAGAAATGGCTGTACCCGCTCATGCCGAGTGAGTACGTGCAGCGTCAGTTCCACGTGTCGTTCCAGGACGACCCGGTCGCCGTCGCGTGCCGTCACGTCACCGGCCTGTCGACGATCATGTGGGGCAACGACTATCCGCACGCGGAGGGGACCTTCCGCGGCAGCCAGGAACTTCTGTCATCGCTGATGGCGGGAGTTCCCGACGAGGAGCGCAAGGCGATGGTGGGCGGAACCCTCGCAGATCTGTTGGGCTTCGAACGCACCGCAGCGTGA
- a CDS encoding nuclear transport factor 2 family protein has protein sequence MSSRTFADVSEGVRATIARYTLALDDGRTDDVIATFAADGSFELEGKPPAAGIEALRTMYERWVPRVPQRHLVSNTLVDTWSDTEATAISDVVLLVKIDEAWSVQFVARYHDRLVADGDTWKFASRKVLT, from the coding sequence ATGTCGAGTCGCACATTCGCAGACGTGTCCGAAGGGGTCCGGGCGACCATCGCCCGCTACACGCTGGCCCTCGACGATGGTCGGACCGACGATGTCATCGCGACGTTCGCCGCCGACGGGTCCTTCGAGCTCGAGGGCAAACCCCCGGCGGCGGGAATCGAGGCGTTGCGCACCATGTACGAGCGCTGGGTGCCCCGAGTCCCACAACGCCATCTCGTGTCCAACACGCTCGTCGACACATGGAGTGACACCGAGGCCACCGCGATCAGCGACGTCGTGTTGCTGGTCAAGATCGACGAGGCGTGGTCGGTGCAGTTCGTGGCCCGCTATCACGATCGCCTCGTCGCAGACGGCGACACCTGGAAGTTCGCATCGCGCAAGGTCCTGACATGA
- a CDS encoding aromatic ring-hydroxylating dioxygenase subunit alpha, which yields MTHAWSKQPIPYAVEVPDRAPKERYYSQEFFDLEAEQLWSRTWQMACRLEEIPEPGDFSVYEILDQSVIVIRGEDGEIRAMHNTCRHRGVKLATAPGNCAKEFVCPFHGWCYDQSGRNTKIPMRKSFAQHNIDADDVSLAPVQCDTWGGCVWINLDPEAPPLRESIEPAASILDAWKVEDLRVEWWYACRLPVNWKLAQQAFQEMYHVVVTHPQLVIAGMRYGAQHGEFDPKRFVDAEIQYLHTMSEGMAGMVHATDVAVAESIRDIDLPADPAAAMAAWYLALNTAVVEHHRSLGHEVPDLVDLEAKGLAEPMGYVFPHYFVLPMYSSASSYRFRPVGPEETIMEIWSMTRYPSDAERPRPVPPEIWPHDDPRWPPIPAQDFSNLPRQQLGLHSKAFEFMRLSQTGEGHLSNFERVLDGFLAGLPHDRLASALREVNVNPLERHVVDIEF from the coding sequence GTGACTCACGCGTGGTCGAAACAGCCGATTCCGTATGCGGTCGAGGTGCCGGATCGGGCGCCGAAGGAGCGCTACTACAGCCAGGAGTTCTTCGATCTCGAGGCCGAGCAGCTGTGGTCGCGGACCTGGCAGATGGCCTGTCGTCTCGAAGAGATCCCCGAACCCGGCGACTTCAGCGTCTATGAGATTCTCGACCAGTCGGTGATCGTCATCCGCGGCGAGGACGGCGAGATCCGGGCGATGCACAACACGTGTCGTCACCGTGGGGTGAAGCTGGCGACCGCGCCGGGCAACTGCGCCAAGGAATTCGTCTGCCCGTTTCATGGCTGGTGTTACGACCAAAGCGGGCGCAACACGAAGATCCCGATGCGTAAGTCGTTTGCGCAGCACAACATCGACGCGGATGACGTGAGCCTCGCCCCGGTTCAGTGCGATACGTGGGGTGGGTGTGTGTGGATCAACCTCGACCCCGAGGCGCCGCCGCTGCGTGAGTCGATCGAGCCGGCGGCGAGCATCCTCGATGCGTGGAAGGTCGAGGATCTGCGGGTCGAGTGGTGGTACGCGTGCCGCCTTCCGGTGAACTGGAAGCTGGCCCAGCAGGCGTTTCAGGAGATGTACCACGTCGTGGTCACCCACCCTCAGCTCGTCATCGCGGGGATGCGATACGGCGCGCAACACGGCGAGTTCGACCCCAAACGCTTCGTCGACGCCGAGATCCAGTACCTGCACACGATGAGCGAGGGCATGGCGGGGATGGTGCACGCCACCGACGTCGCGGTTGCGGAGTCGATCCGCGACATCGACCTGCCCGCCGACCCGGCCGCGGCCATGGCGGCGTGGTACCTGGCGCTCAATACCGCTGTGGTCGAGCATCATCGCAGCCTCGGCCACGAGGTTCCCGACCTCGTCGACCTCGAGGCCAAGGGGCTCGCCGAGCCGATGGGCTACGTGTTCCCGCACTACTTCGTGTTGCCGATGTATTCGAGCGCGTCCTCCTATCGCTTCCGCCCGGTCGGGCCCGAGGAGACGATCATGGAGATCTGGTCGATGACCCGGTATCCCTCCGACGCCGAACGGCCTCGCCCGGTCCCGCCGGAGATCTGGCCACACGACGATCCGCGTTGGCCCCCGATTCCGGCGCAGGACTTCTCGAACCTGCCGCGTCAACAACTCGGGCTGCACTCGAAGGCCTTCGAGTTCATGCGACTGTCGCAGACGGGGGAGGGCCACCTGTCGAACTTCGAACGGGTCCTCGACGGGTTCCTCGCCGGGTTGCCCCACGACCGGCTCGCTTCGGCGCTTCGTGAGGTGAACGTCAACCCGCTCGAACGCCACGTCGTCGATATCGAGTTCTGA